GTAGGGAAGAGTGAGCTCAGACGTGTAACGGGCGTCCGGAGTAAATTGGTTCTTTAATTTCTGTATTTACTGCGGAAATTTCTCGTTGGCGGTGAACAAACACTGTACGTACATAAagatgagaagaaaggaagataaaagagagagaggggaattctaataaagaaaaagaaaggcacGCACAGCGATCGCCTTAAGCCAGCTACGTACTATTTAGGAGGTAACtatgccaccaccaccagtcgggggaaagggagaagttTCGCATGGTCTCGAATTGCTTGGTCTCCCTTCGCCCGAAGACAATGCAAAAGAGAGTGGGGTCACATTTGCGGGGTTGGGAGCCACTGTAGTACGTGGTGACTTAGATTGATTCTGGGAACGTGGACTGCTCAGATCAGCGTGAGATTATATGAGCTGTGATTTTTTGAACTGCTTTTACCATACGGTCTGGAGGTCATGGGACTCGGATCGGCGGACGTGGTAGTTCGGACTAATGAGTATTCAGTCTGAACTtgcaatatatatttacataGATGTACCTCTCTTCAAACTACAATGGATGAATATTTAGGGGAGACTTTAGTGATAGAACCATAAAAATAATGAACTAGGAGGTTtagaaaataataagataAATTATTAAAcatatcctttcctttattttaATTGAATTTGAATTATACTTAATTTGCATTTGTTATTGATCGACTTGATGCTTATCTCGGACGGGCTGACCATGTGATCTCCCCGACTAAAGCTGTTTGCGGGCAACCAAATTCCAATGAACTTTCCACAAGCATTCACAAGGCTCACAAATATCTCATGAGCGACGATGGTTTCAAGAAGAATGCAAGGGATTGTTATTCCTCGCCCAAAGATTGCCAACGCGACTGAAAGGACAACTCTGGCCAGAAGTACTACCCTAGAAGCCACTGGAATTTTTCCGGTCAGCTGAGGGCACAATTGGGACTGAAGTGGCCATTCGATTAAAAGTGACCTCGGCACCATGCTAGGTACATTAACACTCAATATTCCTGTGGCTGAAATCGCGCTATTGGGTGCTTGCGGTCGGGATTGCATTAGTCTGCAGATAACTGCACGAAACATTACCGATAAGCTGCCACCCTGCCGAAATTTGACTCATgtttgaatttcttctttaccttttctCGGCTTTCAATGACCATGGGACAATAAGGTCAAATGCGGGAGACATTGAAGGGAAAGCGATgttaaatataaaaagaCGAAAAAGCCATCATTatgatcaaagaaaaagctccCGAGGTAGGCATGGCCCCCTCGCCATTGACGCCGGATGTTCTAGAGTCGAGTGGCCGTGAACTCGTGGAGGCCGCTCTTCCggaggaattgaaagaaCTGGAGAGGAGACTTCGCTGGAAAGTGGACTTGCGCCTCTGTACAATTGCTGGCATTCTGTGTAGTCTCAATCTGCTCGACTCCGGTATCCTCTCATCGGCCTCGGTAACTACTATGCTTAGTGATCTTGACCTTGAAGGTACTCGATATTCGGTATCGATATTCATCTTTACCATAGCCTCCGTCGTCTTTCAACTTCCCTGCACGGTTGCAGTGCGCTGGGTCGGTCCACGGATATGGTTTGCGTCTATCACATCCTGTTTCGGCCTGCTTACTTTGTGCACGGCGTTTGTTCAAACGTGGAAACAACTTATTGCCCTTCGTGTGCTTCTAGGAATGGCTATGTCCGGTATATACCCGGGTTTAACTTACCTCATCAGCACCTGGTACACCCGACGGGAACAACAGCTCCGATTCGCATTTCTCCAATCGGGAGAGGTCACCGTGATGGCAACAGGCACGATCGTCAATTACGGCCTAAATCACTTGGACGGGCGGGCAGGATTAAGCGGCTGGCGCTGGATGTTCCTTGTCCAGGGACTCATCACCTGTGTCATTGGTATCATCACATATTGGTGGATGGTCGATTTCCCTGAAACAGCACACCGAAGCTTCTACTTCCTATCAGAGGCGGAGGCACAGTTAGCCGTACAGCGGATTCAGGCCGATCGTGATGATGTGGTGCCTGAGCCTTTTTCATGGAGCAAAGTCGCTGTGAACTTTTTGGACCCTAAGCTATACGGGTTTGCATGCTTGTTTTTCATTCTCAACTTGGTTTCTACCGCATTGTCCTATTTCCTCCCCATCATTCTTCAATCGGGAATGGGGTTTTCTAGCAACGCAGCTATCATCCTCTCGACGCCAGTAGGTCTCATCTTTCTGTATATGTCGCAAAATGTATTCTAACCCTCACAGCCATATTATTGGTCGGTAGTACCGGTCCTTTTCACTTCTCTTGTTGGAGACACGTACCGGCTACGCGGGCCACTGATCACGTTCAACGCCCTTTGTCTCATAGCAGGCTTCTTGATGTTCGGACTCCCTTCATCCACTCAAGTTACTGTGCGGTATATCGGGACATTCTTGGCCACTGGGGCATACGTCTCCAACTGGGCGGCACTGAACGCGTTTATGGCCAATAATATAGTAGGACAGTGGAAGCGCGCCACCACTGCGGCTGCAGTATCTGCCTGTAAcggtcttggaggagtcGCAGGTAGTTATATTGTCCGTCAGCAGGAGGCACCACAGTACCAGACTGCTGTGTGGGTATCAGTGGGGTACGTGCTGATACGTCAATTGCTCCACGAGGCTTGAGCTGGGGCTAATTGAAGCAGGTCCCATCTTCTCATGATTATCATTGTGGGTATATTCACCCTCGCATTTTACATTTGCAACCGTCGGCAGAAGAGGGGGCAACTAGTTATTCAAAACCGAGTAAGTACTTCCCCTTTAAGAATCAGTAATGCATGTTTTGATAGCTAATATGCGCAGGCTCACTTTCGGTATACCTATTGATTTGACGTCTGTCCaacggatatatatctttcgGGAGAATAAAAGTACCTATCATGAATACAGCTAATGTTTAAATGTAACATAGATTTCTCAACTAACTGTTCTGATTGTGGGTATTACTGTACCTCCCCACACATTATGATATGAATGCTATAGCGTCTGTTCCTGGAACGACTCGATTGACATAGTACTGCTCTTGTCACATGTAACATCCAATCGTATGAAACAGCCTACTGTTTGAcgccattctcttcaactTTACCAGTATCACTATGCACTTCACCTTCTTTGAGCTCCGGTTCAGCAATCAACGTACTAGCATCATAAGATCCAAAGTCCCGCAACTTGACTCCCGAATGAAACATGAGATCAATCTGCTCAAGAGTCTTGCCGCGGCACTCTGGtacgaaaaggaaagtgCAAACAAACGCGATAACCGCAATGGCGCCGAATATTAATCCAACCTTGGAGTTTAGGCCCGCATATTCCGCATCTACAAGGTAGGGGATGGTGAAGTTGACGACAAAGCTGGATAATCCATATTAGCCTCTGAAACAATAGATAAATACCGGATGAAAGGATGACGGGAGAGAATACAACATACTTGGAAATGacattgacaaagaaccCCAACTGCAGTGTCATGTCTCTCAGCCGTAGCGCAGGTAGCTCGGTGGCTACTACGTACGTCTGAGGTCCCCAACCGAGAGAGAACCCTAGTGCCATGACCACGTACATACCCACTACACCTTTCTTCAAGTCCGTTGTCATGGGGCTTGGAGTTCCTAGACCTCCCATCGTCAATAGGCCTGCTGCCATTACTGCGGAGCTGGCTAAGAGCATGGGTCTGCATTGAACCCGTCAGCATGACCTCTTGTTTAGTTTCACAAGGACAGTAGGAAATagagaatgaaaaaaataaCTATACCTCCTCCCAACCCGATCAGCATATGCCAACGAGCCAATGATCGACACCAAATTCAGAAGCGAAAGCACAATTGTCATATCGAACGCGTTAATGGTCCCCAACTGCTTAACATAGACCGCTCCATACTGAGACGAAAAGGCCTGCCCAGTACCTTGCTGAAAGAAATTGACCATGAACACGAGCGCCGTTCTCTTCAGATTGACTCCCTTGACTAGGTCGACCCAGTGGCCGTTCTCAACCTCCTGTTCGAGCACGGTCTGAAGTTCACGGAACTCATTGTGAATCTGTTCGGGAGTGAAACATCCCTGGCGTAGTTGCCGAAGACTAGCTTGGGATTCTTCCACGCGGCCTTTTTGGAGAAGCCAGCGTGGACTCTCAGGGACGAACCATATCAATGACAAGACTATTGCTGGGACGATGTAGAATAAACCAAGAGGAATGCGCCAGGCTCGGTCATCTTGGATCTTGCTTGTGCCGCGGCAGATGGAGTTGATGATTAGACCGCCCAGGATGATACTGAATTGGTAAGTGCCGACGGCGAGGCCTCGGACTTGAGCCGGGACTATACACCACACTTTAGTGTTGGAGAACAAAAGGTAGTGTAAGTCTGATGGGGCTCACCTATTTCAGATTGGAACGTTGGGACAACAGCCAACTCCATCCCAACATAGACGTAGTTCAGAATTCGGGCAGCGAGGATCTGGTCCCGGTTCCCAGAAGTAACTGTGATCGTGGCCGTGATGAGAGCGTAGCAACTCATCGAAAACATGCACCACCGTCGACCGAACCGGGCGGATATTTGACTGCCGATGAGCACGCCTGGCTAGTTAGTACATACGGCGCTTGTCGTTGGAAAACAGAGGCACATACCAGCAGCAAACCCGATGTAGTTTAGACTGTTGAATAGTGATAGCCAGGCTGGGTCCAGTGCATACGCCTTCGTTCCAGGGTTATAGTCACCGAACCGTTTGTCAAAGGCGTCCATAGCCTGAGTGGTAGCAAAGCCCTGGTTATCGAAACCATAGTTGAAAGAGGAGACGGCTATGAGAGAGCAGGCTAGGGCTAGCCTGGTGTTGAAGTACGCGAGGAACTGTGGGCGTCTCATGCTGGGTATCTATATAGGGCATGGGCCACCACCATGGTCGTCTCgagatgaagttgttcatAGATGGTATATATAAGTACATTGGCATACACACCAGGTCATGTCCATCGTGTTATAGTGTCTGATGAGACAATATccgatgtcattggcatcatTTCCATTCTGGTCGGTTTTCAAGGTGATTTCTTGTTGCTAAGGAGTGTCGGCTGTCGGGGCCGACATTGCGGGGATTGATAACCCTAAATAGAATTGGAGCTAGTTTAGAGAAATTTAGAGGAAACATCGGCCTTAACGTATTCTGACGGTTGTATCTGGGCTGTATCTTCAATACCCGGTGTCATGTATAGAGACATACTGACATCGTCTCTTATTCAACATTCGTGCAACATGAGCGAGGTCTGAGTAGAATTGATATCTAGTTAGATGGTTGCTTCATATATTGGCTGGAGACTAGAATAGAAAAGTCTTCCGTATACACTCACTCTTTTCCTCGCATTGTGGATCAGCAGCAGATCACGCAATTTAGTGGCCCACCCCCGCAATCACAACTAGTGCTGGGCCAATTAAACTATCCACGGTGCTGCTACATATCTGCAAGCAATCCTGAATAATGGAATGCCCCTTACCATCCACCATTGATATAACAAACTATACCACATCAGAATCGATACGACGTGGCTACTCCCATGATAGCAGGATCGAATCAGAGACACAGGACGTGTCAGCAGTGTAGACTAAGAAAGGTGATCAAAACCTCAAGCTTGTGTACAATCAAGCTCATCTTCGCATAGGTCCGCTGCGATGGGCGAAGAGGCATTTGTGGCAACTGCGACCGACTTCAGTTCGCGTGCTCCTTTCAAAACCCGGACTCATCGTCTCCTGCACTAGAAAGGCCGGAGCGGCTTCGAGCTCGACAGGCATGTAGTCGTTGTCATTCCTTGAAAGTTCGCTGTAGTGGGCATCTCCCTGCATGTCTCCGTTGCCAAAAGCGAGGAAGGGAATGTGTCTATTCCTCTAGCCCACTGAAGACTGGGAGCgcggatggaagaaaaggtccTACGGATGCTCCGCAGCGGTCTTCGGAGCAAGGGAAGCGGACAAATGCTGAGCCTGGGACAAACATTATGTGGGTGAATCTTATGTGCTCACTCTCTTCAACCAATGCCACTGACAGACTCAGTGCGGATACCTTCAGAAACCCGGACAATACAGAGATCCAAATAGCCctggatattttctttgagCGCATCTATCCCCTTCCGGGATATGCCTTTCTGCACCGCGCCTCACTGTATGACCGGTTCCACCGAGGACAGGCCGATCAGAGCCTCCTTCTGTCTATTATCGCTATTTCAATCTCTTTAACAGAGACAGACTCGTCGAAGCGTGAGTACGCGGCCCAATGCCTAAAAAGGGCAGAACAGCTCATCATTAACAACCTCTCACAACCGTCTATTATTCGAACCCAGGCTTTACTTTTGATAGTGAGGTGTATGATGTGCCTTGGGGAGTATTCCTCTGCATTTCCGCTTGTGTCTCTACTTTCTCGGTTCGCCTTTAGTTTACGATTGAATTACGACAACCAGAGAGTTTGCTTTCTGGCCCGGGAAGCTCGTCGCCGTCTGATGTGGGCTATCTATATGCTTGACCAAACGTGGGCTGCGGGCCTGCTGGAATTCACCACCTGTCCAGTAGATGCTATCTATGTTGGTCTTCCGTGTCCTGAAGAGACATGGGAGTTGGATGTTTGTCCGGAGACGGATGTGCAACTCAAATCACAGACTAAGCTTCCTGGATTACTAGCAGCAAATGTTGGCGTGTGTTATCTAAGGGACAAGGTTCTGCGGTACGTATGCTAGTTGATCTTATGATGTGAGCGTACTGGGTTGCTAAGATATTTAGTCATGCAAAGCGATTTGCCGCCGGCAGTTGCAGTGCGACTGAGATATTGTATGGGATACGAGAACTTGAAACCGAGTTAGGGCAGTTTTATCTCCGACTACCCCCATCAAGTGCCTATTCAGAGAGGAATCTTAGACTCCGTGCCCATTCACCCTGGCTTCCTAGGTTTATTCTTCTACATGTTCTTTGGCACCAGTGCTATTGTGATCTGTATCGCTGTATTACTAGCGGGCTAATCGAGTCTGTCCCGGCATCCACCTTGAATCAATTCGACCCTGTGTTTGTTCTCAAATGTCGGGAACAGTGTACACACCACGCTGTACAGATTGCAAGTATTATTACCTCGCTGATCGATCTCAGGCTGGAGATCTCAGTCCTTCCACTGGACATGGCTGTCTGTGCGTACCAGTGCATACGCCTCCTCTTCTATGGACAGAGGATATATGGGCATAAGATACCAGTATCTCGTGAGAGGGTCGAGCAGTATCAACGGTCATGTTTGCAAACCATACAGACTGTAGCTCGGACTTCACCCTCAGTCCAGACAATTGTAAGCTAGTCGCCAGTTGGCAGGCAAAGTGAGTAACTGACAGATTTAGGAGCGTGACCTGAAAGATCTGATCGATGAAACTCAAGATCAGAACGCTCACCCGGAGAACCGTCATAGGAACATCCAACAGCAAGGTCCTCGTCAGATTCTCTCAATTCACAGCTTGAT
The sequence above is a segment of the Aspergillus oryzae RIB40 DNA, chromosome 3 genome. Coding sequences within it:
- a CDS encoding fungal specific transcription factor domain-containing protein (predicted protein); the protein is MWVNLMCSLSSTNATDRLSADTFRNPDNTEIQIALDIFFERIYPLPGYAFLHRASLYDRFHRGQADQSLLLSIIAISISLTETDSSKLRCMMCLGEYSSAFPLVSLLSRFAFSLRLNYDNQRVCFLAREARRRLMWAIYMLDQTWAAGLLEFTTCPVDAIYVGLPCPEETWELDVCPETDVQLKSQTKLPGLLAANVGVCYLRDKVLRHAKRFAAGSCSATEILYGIRELETELGQFYLRLPPSSAYSERNLRLRAHSPWLPRFILLHVLWHQCYCDLYRCITSGLIESVPASTLNQFDPVFVLKCREQCTHHAVQIASIITSLIDLRLEISVLPLDMAVYNCKLVASWQAKNIQQQGPRQILSIHSLIARSEFVDDSEELAFQDAHAGDNASVYQKDNHEYSGPLDTLGLPSPLPSFDSVEGMTPGPTMTSQMWLQGPNAFEGAWDEPGIGFDLIRQMQWDGMGYFG
- a CDS encoding putative MFS transporter (permease of the major facilitator superfamily); translated protein: MIKEKAPEVGMAPSPLTPDVLESSGRELVEAALPEELKELERRLRWKVDLRLCTIAGILCSLNLLDSGILSSASVTTMLSDLDLEGTRYSVSIFIFTIASVVFQLPCTVAVRWVGPRIWFASITSCFGLLTLCTAFVQTWKQLIALRVLLGMAMSGIYPGLTYLISTWYTRREQQLRFAFLQSGEVTVMATGTIVNYGLNHLDGRAGLSGWRWMFLVQGLITCVIGIITYWWMVDFPETAHRSFYFLSEAEAQLAVQRIQADRDDVVPEPFSWSKVAVNFLDPKLYGFACLFFILNLVSTALSYFLPIILQSGMGFSSNAAIILSTPPYYWSVVPVLFTSLVGDTYRLRGPLITFNALCLIAGFLMFGLPSSTQVTVRYIGTFLATGAYVSNWAALNAFMANNIVGQWKRATTAAAVSACNGLGGVAGSYIVRQQEAPQYQTAVWVSVGYVLIRQLLHEA
- a CDS encoding sugar porter family MFS transporter (predicted transporter (major facilitator superfamily)), translating into MQGDAHYSELSRNDNDYMPVELEAAPAFLVQETMSPGFERSTRTEIPSMRRPQFLAYFNTRLALACSLIAVSSFNYGFDNQGFATTQAMDAFDKRFGDYNPGTKAYALDPAWLSLFNSLNYIGFAAGVLIGSQISARFGRRWCMFSMSCYALITATITVTSGNRDQILAARILNYVYVGMELAVVPTFQSEIVPAQVRGLAVGTYQFSIILGGLIINSICRGTSKIQDDRAWRIPLGLFYIVPAIVLSLIWFVPESPRWLLQKGRVEESQASLRQLRQGCFTPEQIHNEFRELQTVLEQEVENGHWVDLVKGVNLKRTALVFMVNFFQQGTGQAFSSQYGAVYVKQLGTINAFDMTIVLSLLNLVSIIGSLAYADRVGRRPMLLASSAVMAAGLLTMGGLGTPSPMTTDLKKGVVGMYVVMALGFSLGWGPQTYVVATELPALRLRDMTLQLGFFVNVISNFVVNFTIPYLVDAEYAGLNSKVGLIFGAIAVIAFVCTFLFVPECRGKTLEQIDLMFHSGVKLRDFGSYDASTLIAEPELKEGEVHSDTGKVEENGVKQ